The Candidatus Atribacteria bacterium ADurb.Bin276 DNA segment AGTTTATTCATGAAAATGATCGAGCGGTTTTTATTGATAGATTACCATGTGACTATGGCACATCGGGTGGGTTTTGGATTTATCCACCCCAACGCTTTGATCGAAACCGCTGGTTTCTTCCCTATATTTTGCGATCAACCACTCATCTTCGCAATCTATATCGAGATGGAAGTCGATCATGTGAATTGTATTTGGGGCCTCTGATCAATCCCAGTACTGAGATGAATTTGTTCTGTTTAGGACGTTTTCTACAGGATGTCGATCAAAATCCTCTCGATATTATTGAGGAAGGGGTCGAAGAGATATACCACATTAAAGATCCAACGCAAAAAAGCAACTTCGTCGAACTATTTCACAATGCCGAGTCAGCTTTTTTTAACAATTGGTCTCCCCATCGACTGACTAATGTTCCAGATTTTTATTCCGACGGGATCGATTCTCTATTTCAATGGTCAAAATTATATCGAGATCGAGCGATGCCAGGTGAGCTCTTTCTTGATTCTCTTACCGGTCAATATCCTCCTTTTCCAGTTTATCTTACCGTGCATCTGGACAAAGAGAGAAGAGAAAGTTACCGAAGAGAATTGACGGATCTTTTACCATTGGTGAAAAGTTTATTAAAAGTCAATGATGGAAACCACCACAAGATAGAAACTATTCATCTTTGTATACAAAACACCATTCAAGATATTGAGATGGTCCAAAATATTCAGGAACTGAATCAATAAAAACCTTTCAAAATAGAGGAGGTAATTCTATGGCAATCGGGAAAAAAGTTTGGGTGATTCCAGATGGAGAACTGCCCAATAAAGAATTAGGAAAGTGGGATTCTCACGAAGCAATCATGATTCTTAATACCAATCCTTTTGAGGTAAAAGTAAGAGTTACGGTTTATTTTAAGGATCAAGAACCGGTGGAAGGGATCGTGCTCAAATTGAGTGCTAAGCGAATGTTTGATTTCCGAGTTGATCGGCCTGAGGAATTTGGCGGATATACTATGCCAACCGGGAAAGCCTATTCTTTGGTGCTCCGCTGTGACCATCCCATAGTTGTGGAATATTCCCGTTTGCTCTCCCTTGGTGAATGTTTCGGGATGTTTACGACCATTCCTTATTTTGAAGAAGAAACCAATTAAATCTTGGAAATGAACGAAGGAGGTGAGGAAACCAGTATTTATTTTGATTCGTTTTGCGTAATATGAGTTAGGTTGCATGGTTAAAAAAATTTTATAGGAGGGTTTTTATGAGAAAAAAATCCATAATTTCTATTCGTTGTTTAGTTATGCTAATCATGTTGGCTTTGTTGGTAGGAACGGCAGTAGCTCAGGAACAAGTATTGATGGAAACCCGGGGTCCTCAGGGAGAAGAACCCACCTGGTATAGCGATGTCACCTTGACTCCAGA contains these protein-coding regions:
- a CDS encoding Anabaena sensory rhodopsin transducer; translation: MAIGKKVWVIPDGELPNKELGKWDSHEAIMILNTNPFEVKVRVTVYFKDQEPVEGIVLKLSAKRMFDFRVDRPEEFGGYTMPTGKAYSLVLRCDHPIVVEYSRLLSLGECFGMFTTIPYFEEETN